AAAATTTGGGTTCATGCATAAGGGGACATTACAATGACTTTTCAACAATTCTGTTCTAAATAAATATTGTGAATTATTTTTAACCTTTTGAAGTCACATATACTAACACATTTTCAAATACTTTCATCCACAAGTGATTTCATATATATCTGCTTACACTGCTCTTggggaaaaaaacattttgaattaGATTTACTCACTGTACTCGTCCAGTCGTGGCAGAACGGGCATGGGTTCGTGAAGCTTTCAGCTGATTTAGGCGATCGCCTTGTGAAAGCCCATTTATAAGTCGAGTCTCGGAATCTTTACTGTCTGCATTACTATTTGCAACATCCTGAAAAGGTTACCaggtttattatttatatattcattagcaTATGAAACACTAAGGCAAACCCTCAATgaaatttattgattttttattcacATGTGTTCTTAGAAAATTGTGGGTCTTGTTTATCTATGACCCAAAGATAACACATTCTATCAAAAGAGTAAAGGAAACTCAAATGTCAAAGAATATAACATGAAGATATATAAGCACACCAATGGGAAGGAATTAAAAATAAAGTGCAGATAATTAAAAACTGCACAAATAATAAAAGCTGCCAGAATATTCACTCTGCTTACCTCGATGTACTTGTCATGATTATCTGTTTGTGAAGTTTGATCATCCAACTTCAACAAGTCAACGCCACTTAGCACTACTTGGACATTTTCCTCTCGATCCACATCATCCTCTGATGTATTTCCATTGACCTGTGTTCAAAATGCAATACATCAGGAATGGACATATtgaaaagataatgttaatatccctaactttatttatttctatatattccaTACCCTGACAAATTTGTATATTAGCATGTAGAAAACCAACAAATCTGTCTATTTCACTGAATAAAGCTAAGAGTTGTTGGgtaggagagaaaaacagagccaaacatgcaaataaaaatatgaatttacAGTAACATGAAACTTTCAGGCAATGAATTGGAAGGGAAACTACACCATAACTCAccatcttctttttattgtcattcttgCAGTTGTTTTTGTTCTGGTTATTCCGCATGTTGGCCAAGTGGTCCCTCCAAGCAATGCTATAAATTCCAAAATCGAATTTCTTGTTCAAGTTTTGATTTTTGTTGCGTGCTCTGAAGATGTCTCCTTCTAGCCACAGTGAAGACTGTTTCCTGTGGGCAATTTTACACTAGATTAATAACGGAAACTATGTTCAATTGAGAAAAAATCACTGATTCAATCCAAtctcaaataaaaagaaaatgaaaaacgaaaattgCAACTGAAAATTTCCGTATTACATGAAATCTGTTGTTATTGACTTACGAAGTGAGCCATTGCTGCTGCCCCCCGATAATGGAGCCTGGCCTGCAGATGCGCAACCAGGCAATAGACTCTGCTGCTGTGAATCTGAAGTGCTTCATCATGTAGCAACCAATGAGGGATCCTGTACGCCCTAGGCCAGCTGGAATGTATATCCAAGATTAATTAAGCTCTGAGCAAAGCAACATTCGTCTAAAAGTATATACAAGTAATTCGAAAAGGACTGTGGCACAAAAAAGCACAATTACCTTTACAGTGTACAGCAAGAGCTCCATCAGTATTTTCACTGACACGCAGGAATTCCCTCATGATTTCATCTGAAGGACACGATCCATCAATAAAGTACATATCATAATGTTCAAAGCCTGCATTCTTGAACCGCGAAGCGTCGTAAATCTTTTTGTTGAGTCTCACTATGGTTGTCACATTATGCTTGCGGAAATAGCTGAAGTAAGTCTCGGGGGAATGGAGTGTGTATCCATTCTTGATCTTGCTCTCGGCATGCGGTCCACAGAAAGCAAGGTATTTACCTGGCATGATCCAATTGAAGTCGCCATTCTGCACTTTCTgcgaggagataaaaagaaatacaagccTTAGCACAACACAGAACCACCGCACTAAATCCACACCATATGCATTACGAAAATTATATAAGCTCTATGAAAAGTAAGTAAACTCcttgaaaagaagatgaagaaaaaaggaaagaacaaggcagcagcagcagcgtctCTTACTTCGTAATACTCATACTCGTCGACGTCGAAGTCATCGAAGTTGAAGAAGCCCAATTTGAAGGCCTTATCGATCGCATGCAGACAGTCGAGCAGCGTGAGATGGTACGTCGACATCCCATACGCGGCATCTCGGAAGGGACAGAACTGCGGGCTGTTTCCGCCCACCAGTGGTTTGTATGCTTCCTCGGGGGTCTTTTTTAGGTAAATTATctggaaagaaaagaacacaTGCGTGATTATTATTTGGAAGTGTTGGGAACATTCTCTGGGCAAAAACACCAAACACCACATCGATTCACATGCATATACGTGAATATTGTGCAGAGCTGAGGATAATcatgcctttttttctctt
The nucleotide sequence above comes from Penaeus vannamei isolate JL-2024 chromosome 6, ASM4276789v1, whole genome shotgun sequence. Encoded proteins:
- the LOC113820845 gene encoding dual specificity protein phosphatase CDC14C isoform X3; this translates as MEDSSEVLVCAAEYIKDRLYFVTLRTTGRPRSTANTHYFSIDDELVYESFYADFGPLNLAMLYRYCQKLNKKLKSLSLAKKKIVHYTTLDPQKRANAAFLIAAYAIIYLKKTPEEAYKPLVGGNSPQFCPFRDAAYGMSTYHLTLLDCLHAIDKAFKLGFFNFDDFDVDEYEYYEKVQNGDFNWIMPGKYLAFCGPHAESKIKNGYTLHSPETYFSYFRKHNVTTIVRLNKKIYDASRFKNAGFEHYDMYFIDGSCPSDEIMREFLRVSENTDGALAVHCKAGLGRTGSLIGCYMMKHFRFTAAESIAWLRICRPGSIIGGQQQWLTSKQSSLWLEGDIFRARNKNQNLNKKFDFGIYSIAWRDHLANMRNNQNKNNCKNDNKKKMVNGNTSEDDVDREENVQVVLSGVDLLKLDDQTSQTDNHDKYIEDVANSNADSKDSETRLINGLSQGDRLNQLKASRTHARSATTGRVHLEDKAHVRTKSTPLGSGGSGSGGGGREAVLSPLKAGKVSTITTAYRDTARRPMRSTTTATSKSRTSNTLASRSTKAALVR
- the LOC113820845 gene encoding dual specificity protein phosphatase CDC14C isoform X4; protein product: MEDSSEVLVCAAEYIKDRLYFVTLRTTGRPRSTANTHYFSIDDELVYESFYADFGPLNLAMLYRYCQKLNKKLKSLSLAKKKIVHYTTLDPQKRANAAFLIAAYAIIYLKKTPEEAYKPLVGGNSPQFCPFRDAAYGMSTYHLTLLDCLHAIDKAFKLGFFNFDDFDVDEYEYYEKVQNGDFNWIMPGKYLAFCGPHAESKIKNGYTLHSPETYFSYFRKHNVTTIVRLNKKIYDASRFKNAGFEHYDMYFIDGSCPSDEIMREFLRVSENTDGALAVHCKAGLGRTGSLIGCYMMKHFRFTAAESIAWLRICRPGSIIGGQQQWLTSKQSSLWLEGDIFRARNKNQNLNKKFDFGIYSIAWRDHLANMRNNQNKNNCKNDNKKKMVNGNTSEDDVDREENVQVVLSGVDLLKLDDQTSQTDNHDKYIEDVANSNADSKDSETRLINGLSQGDRLNQLKASRTHARSATTGRVHLEDKAHVRTKSTPLGSGGSGSGGGGREAVLSPLKAGKVSTITTAYRDTARRPMRSTTTATSKRCN